The Oncorhynchus clarkii lewisi isolate Uvic-CL-2024 chromosome 29, UVic_Ocla_1.0, whole genome shotgun sequence genome contains a region encoding:
- the LOC139388300 gene encoding complement component C6-like: MDRTNSLLVLLHVLGSVTVSLGCFCDHYAWSSWSTCTRTCNYGTQERRRSIRYDDYYWKNSCEQLCQKHESRACNVQACFIHCQLTDWANWSGCSPCAKKQLRTRSLLRPSQFGGVECDAVLTEDRACYPSTECKMETLNCKEFQCGNGRCISSKLTCNKQNDCGDNSDEKNCDEFKIVCPVEKRVVPGADLIGNGFDAMAEAMRGAVLDNMFMGDTCNLNRSRGSSYRLYYRVPANVESFEIKVEIPDDFKQEPQPVYSETVNLASPPVSTRSDSSSGDSSLIWVPIFFFGSRRHHQSNTDTFKQAISASKKTDSQFFRVHQVLPVSRFRVKDSDLYLTEPFLQFLTSLPLEYNYALYREIFKHFGTHYFASGTLGGHYDLLYQYSRLELKNSGLTEEHTKGCLKSESSMFIIIYSQSSNVVRCSDNTMTQKHEGSFVQSSEKSFSMVRGGRTGEAAALAWEQKGAAPDSTTYKNWAKSLIDNPAVVEYELLPIINLVKGIPCAATKRRHLTRALVEYLEDFDSCKCAPCPNNARAVLSGTDCQCICQTGTYGPNCEQRAQDYTSEAVDGYWSCWGTWSACDASMKRHRTRECNNPAPLRGGKLCQGPARQEEGCFISIFQEQNVCVNDEDFATEGRAEGLPPGVEGCPRPKRPANSHLRKDKRYYEFGDMEEFLCFTGFEMEGYQFINCRPDGTWTPPTGMCIRKVCSPPAVPEGMTLYPSKKEYKVDHSVGLECTERGMVPSEQGFYTCAKSLTWEPPLPKDLHCKIDKPFVPDNQCGRGERHVGSKCICVARETCLPYKTEFCIFNAEVGSGVMMSYCGFHSARCHGDQLFFMNVGPCDEDVVSLDWAKFRVSMAAKSSVQEPCDSDTCYEWESCTESKQCLCKVPRDCPKEGEHMFCVKLLKTQSKRSVNLCFMAAIKCRKMEFEILNEGLCEEST, translated from the exons ATGGACCGTACCAACAGTCTCCTGGTACTGCTGCATGTCCTGGGTTCAGTTACGGTCAGCCTGGGCTGCTTCTGTGACCACTACGCCTGGAGCTCATGGTCCACCTGCACCAGAACCTGCAACTACGGGACCCAGGAGCGCCGCAG GAGTATCCGATATGATGACTATTACTGGAAGAATAGCTGTGAGCAGCTGTGTCAAAAGCATGAGAGTCGGGCATGTAACGTCCAGGCCTGCTTCATCCACTGTCAACTCACTGATTGGGCCAACTGGTCCGGGTGCTCCCCGTGTGCCAAAAAACAG TTAAGGACTCGGTCACTGCTAAGGCCTTCCCAGTTTGGAGGCGTGGAGTGCGATGCTGTTCTGACAGAAGACAGAGCGTGTTACCCATCAACAGAGTGCAAGATGGAAACACTCAACTGCAAAGAGTTTCAGTGTGGCAATG GTCGCTGTATCAGCTCCAAACTAACATGCAATAAACAGAACGACTGTGGGGACAACTCAGATGAGAAGAACTGTGATGAATTCAAAATAGTGTGTCCTGTTGAGAAGAGAGTGGTCCCTGGAGCTGACCTCATAGGAAACGG GTTTGATGCCATGGCAGAGGCTATGAGGGGTGCGGTACTGGATAACATGTTCATGGGGGACACCTGCAACCTTAACAGGAGCAGAGGCAGCAGCTACAGGCTGTACTACCGCGTCCCAGCCAATGTAGAAAGCTTTGAGATCAAG GTCGAGATCCCAGATGACTTTAAACAGGAACCCCAGCCAGTCTACAGTGAGACCGTCAACCTGGCCTCCCCACCAGTCTCTACCAGAAGTGATTCCTCCAGTGGTGACTCTAGTTTAATCTGGGTCCCGATCTTCTTCTTTGGTTCCAGACGCCACCACCAATCCAACACAGACACATTCAAGCAGGCTATTTCAGCTTCAAAGAAGACG GACTCCCAGTTCTTCCGAGTGCACCAGGTGTTACCTGTATCCAGATTCAGGGTGAAGGATTCAGACCTGTACCTGACAGAGCCCTTCTTACAGTTTCTGACCAGCCTGCCCCTGGAGTACAACTACGCCCTCTACAGGGAGATCTTCAAGCACTTTGGGACCCACTACTTCGCCTCCGGAACCTTAGGGGGACACTATGATCTGCTTTACCAATACAGCAGACTGGAGCTTAAGAACAGTG GTTTAACAGAAGAGCATACCAAAGGATGCCTAAAGTCTGAGTCGAGCATGTTTATAATAATATACTCGCAAAGTTCAAATGTTGTAAGATGCTCCGACAATACAATGACTCAAAAACATGAAG GGTCTTTCGTGCAGTCGTCAGAGAAGTCTTTCTCCATGGTGCGTGGAGGCAGGACCGGAGAGGCTGCAGCCCTGGCCTGGGAGCAGAAAGGGGCTGCCCCTGACAGCACCACTTATAAGAACTGGGCCAAATCACTCATAGACAACCCTGCTGTTGTGGAATATGAG CTGTTGCCCATCATCAATCTGGTCAAGGGGATCCCATGTGCTGCCACTAAAAGAAGGCACCTGACCAGAGCTCTGGTGGAGTACCTGGAGGACTTTGACTCCTGCAAGTGTGCCCCCTGCCCTAACAATGCCCGTGCCGTCCTTTCTGGCACAGACTGTCAGTGCATCTGCCAGACGGGCACCTATGGGCCCAACTGTGAGCAACGGGCGCAAGACTACACCTCAG aggcagtagatggttACTGGAGCTGCTGGGGGACATGGAGTGCCTGTGATGCATCCATGAAGAGACATCGTACCAGAGAGTGCAACAACCCCGCTCCCCTGAGGGGGGGAAAACTCTGCCAGGGACCGGCCAGACAGGAGGAGGGATGCTTCATCTCCATTTTCCAAGA GCAAAATGTATGTGTTAATGATGAGGACTTTGCCACAGAGGGGCGGGCGGAGGGCTTGCCTCCCGGCGTGGAGGGCTGTCCAAGACCCAAGCGTCCTGCCAACAGTCACCTCAGG AAAGATAAGCGTTACTATGAGTTTGGCGACATGGAGGAGTTCCTGTGCTTCACAGGGTTTGAAATGGAAGGTTACCAGTTCATCAACTGTCGCCCTGACGGGACCTGGACCCCTCCCACAGGGATGTGCATCA GGAAGGTGTGCTCCCCGCCTGCCGTGCCTGAGGGTATGACTCTGTACCCCTCCAAGAAGGAGTACAAGGTGGACCACTCCGTGGGACTTGAATGCACGGAGAGAGGCATGGTTCCGTCAGAACAGGGCTTCTACACCTGTGCCAAGAGTCTAACCTGGGAGCCTCCACTTCCTAAAGACCTGCACTGCAAAATAG ATAAGCCATTTGTTCCTGACAATCaatgtgggagaggagagaggcacgTTGGATCCAAATGTATCTGCGTGGCACGTGAGACATGCCT cCCATACAAAACTGAGTTCTGCATCTTCAATGCTGAAGTTGGCAGTGGTGTGATGATGTCTTACTGTGGTTTCCACTCGGCCCGTTGCCATGGTGACCAGCTCTTCTTCATGAATGTGGGCCCGTGTGACGAGGATGTGGTCAGCCTGGACTGGGCCAAGTTCAGGGTCAGCATGGCTGCCAAGAGCTCAGTCCAGGAGCCCTGCGACTCTGACACCTGCTATGAGTGGGAGAGCTGCACTG AGTCCAAACAGTGTCTGTGTAAAGTTCCCCGGGACTGTCCTAAGGAGGGAGAACACATGTTCTGTGTGAAGCTGCTGAAGACCCAGAGCAAGAGGAGTGTGAATCTGTGTTTCATGGCTGCCATCAAGTGTAGAAAGATGGAGTTTGAGATTCTCAACGAAGGCCTGTGTGAGGAGTCCACATAA